One window from the genome of Salvia miltiorrhiza cultivar Shanhuang (shh) chromosome 7, IMPLAD_Smil_shh, whole genome shotgun sequence encodes:
- the LOC130994495 gene encoding putative late blight resistance protein homolog R1A-10 has product MAAYGALVSLMNIIDRLENHPSPPISIHKQQVESLTQNVTFLQEFLDAYISPVVDDHEADPLERRIADAVYAAEDVIESQIVLQIHNRSTIRGKISSFIKLFRARCKCATNDRNAAEDFYHDLQQVIEEMNLIKNEAMEIATAADQLQRKVSSSTHAGSTSTVKEIMMVGFDEVLLEVLDKLTGGQRSRQIIPIMGMGGIGKTTLARHVFEHALVKQHFDTCAWTTISQTYNVRETLREVLFQASGDPDCDLSENQLGQKSQISEDELGIKLYRYLWGRRYLIIMDDIWSVEAWDKIRSSFPDCNDGSRIIITTRMSNLTSQLRESYGVGMKFLDEASSWDLFTKTVFGGECFPHELEDIGKNIVANCKGLPLSIATIGGLLAKSEHTTEYWMRIEQNLNSIVITNNDEFCLKILRLSYTYLPNYLKPCFLYMGVFEEDRRICVSMLKKLWVSEGFLKPVNGKCLETIAKEYLKELVDRNLILVDELGFRGNVKFCKIHDLLRDLCLKEVEKERFYHIIEKTPSVIDNECRRVVFKNARRRIIREVSRSLSHARSIICDEKGKNFAMPHNLRLLRTFKAYDRDISNRFASGSGHFLGDVFQLVNSRHLAVTVHWKSKFPSSINFLWNLYTLIVDTRFTVIVSWDMKRCSNVRRLHDHVIAPIEIWKLHQLRHLEFVGTTQLMLPDPPSETVIMENLQTLKGVMNLYLNEEVVQRIPNVKKLHLTFKPEDMEGLSELKQMERAKCFSYLECLSKLENFYCGIYHGYDDEYLQSISFPHSLKKLNLIVNNVELEEILQKIGCLPLLHKLVLYGGTFQTGKWC; this is encoded by the coding sequence ATGGCAGCTTATGGAGCTCTGGTTTCTCTTATGAATATCATAGATCGGCTTGAAAATCATCCTTCTCCTCCAATTTCTATCCACAAACAGCAAGTtgaatctctcactcaaaaTGTTACCTTCTTGCAGGAATTTCTTGATGCTTATATTTCCCCAGTTGTGGATGACCATGAAGCAGATCCATTGGAGCGTCGCATTGCTGATGCAGTTTATGCAGCTGAGGATGTCATCGAATCCCAAATTGTGCTTCAAATTCATAACCGATCCACAATTCGTGGGAAGATATCCAGTTTTATCAAATTGTTTCGAGCTCGGTGCAAATGCGCAACAAATGATAGAAATGCAGCTGAGGACTTCTATCACGATCTACAACAAGTGATTGAAGAAATGAATTTGATCAAGAATGAAGCCATGGAGATTGCAACCGCAGCTGATCAACTGCAGAGAAAGGTCTCGTCAAGTACTCATGCTGGTTCCACTTCCACTGTGAAGGAAATCATGATGGTGGGCTTCGACGAGGTGTTACTTGAAGTGCTGGATAAGCTCACCGGAGGCCAACGCAGTCGCCAAATCATCCCAATAATGGGGATGGGCGGCAtaggtaagaccactcttgcccgACATGTATTTGAGCATGCACTTGTTAAACAACATTTTGATACTTGTGCTTGGACTACAATTTCTCAAACTTATAATGTGAGAGAAACACTTAGAGAAGTTCTTTTTCAAGCAAGTGGGGATCCGGATTGTGATCTGAGTGAGAACCAATTGGGGCAAAAATCACAAATCAGTGAGGACGAATTGGGAATAAAACTATACCGGTATTTATGGGGTAGAAGGTATCTCATAATTATGGATGATATATGGAGTGTAGAGGCGTGGGATAAGATCAGGTCTTCTTTTCCTGATTGCAATGATGGGAGTCGAATAATTATAACAACAAGGATGTCAAACTTGACTTCGCAGTTGAGAGAGTCTTATGGCGTCGGTATGAAATTTCTAGATGAGGCTAGTAGTTGGGATTTGTTCACCAAGACTGTGTTTGGGGGCGAATGTTTCCCTCATGAATTGGAGGACATTGGAAAGAATATTGTAGCAAATTGTAAAGGGCTTCCTTTGTCAATTGCTACAATTGGAGGTCTTTTGGCAAAATCTGAGCACACTACAGAATATTGGATGCGTATAGagcaaaatttaaattcaattgtCATTACGAATAATGATGAATTTTGCTTGAAAATATTGCGATTGAGCTATACCTATCTGCCCAACTATTTGAAGCCATGTTTTTTGTATATGGGTGTTTTTGAGGAAGATCGTAGAATTTGTGTCTCAATGTTGAAGAAGCTATGGGTTTCTGAAGGATTTTTAAAACCCGTGAATGGAAAATGTTTGGAAACAATAGCAAAAGAGTACTTGAAGGAGTTGGTAGATAGAAATCTGATTTTAGTTGATGAGTTGGGATTTAGGGGAAATGTAAAGTTTTGTAAGATTCATGATTTGTTGAGGGATTTATGCTTGAAAGAAGTTGAAAAGGAGAGGTTTTATCATATCATAGAAAAGACTCCTTCAGTCATAGATAACGAATGTCGTCGGGTTGTTTTTAAAAATGCTAGAAGAAGGATAATACGTGAAGTCTCAAGATCTTTGTCGCATGCTCGTTCTATAATATGTGATGAGAAGGGGAAAAACTTTGCAATGCCTCACAATCTTAGATTGTTGAGAACATTCAAAGCATATGATAGAGATATTTCAAATCGATTTGCAAGTGGAAGTGGTCATTTCCTAGGCGATGTTTTTCAATTGGTGAACTCACGGCACCTTGCTGTTACAGTTCATTGGAAGTCCAAATTCCCATCTTCGATCAATTTCCTTTGGAATCTATATACGTTAATAGTTGATACTCGTTTTACAGTCATTGTGTCCTGGGATATGAAAAGATGTAGTAATGTTCGTCGTTTGCATGATCATGTTATTGCACCGATTGAGATTTGGAAATTGCATCAACTTAGGCATCTCGAGTTTGTGGGTACAACACAATTGATGCTACCAGATCCTCCGAGTGAGACGGTTATCATGGAGAATCTACAAACGCTCAAAGGAGTAATGAATTTGTATTTGAATGAGGAGGTGGTTCAAAGAATTCCCAATGTCAAGAAATTGCATCTAACTTTCAAGCCCGAAGATATGGAGGGTTTGAGTGAATTGAAACAAATGGAGAGAGCAAAATGTTTCAGCTATCTTGAGTGTCTGAGTAAATTGGAAAACTTCTACTGCGGCATCTATCATGGATATGATGATGAGTATTTGCAGAGCATTAGTTTCCCACACTCCCTCAAAAAGTTGAATTTGATTGTCAATAATGTGGAGTTGGAAGAGATATTGCAGAAGATAGGGTGTTTGCCCCTTCTTCACAAGTTGGTATTATATGGTGGTACCTTCCAAACAGGCAAGTGGTGTTAG